TGCGCTCGAGCGTGCCGTCGGCGAGCGCACGGATGAAGGGCAGCTCGTCGATGTCGCGCCGGATGTGCTCGGCGCTGCGCCACCACTCCTCGCGGATGCTCTCGGCTGAGGGACGCGTCTCCAGGCCGCCGCGCCGCCACAGCCCCGCGAAGTGGCTGATCGGACCGTGGCCGCGGCCGACGTCGAGGGCATCCGCGTCGGTCAGCGACTCTCGCAGCCAGGCACGGCTGGAGGCGACCGCCTGCGTCCAGTCGAGCCCCCGCGCGCGCGTCGTGGCGAGGGCGGCCGAGAGTGAGCATCCGGTGCCGTGCGTGCTGGTGGTGGCGATCCGCGCACCGTCATACCCGGCGATGACGCCGCCCGGCCCGACCAGGGCATCCGGTGACTGGTCACCATCGAGGTGGCCACCCTTGGCCAGCACGAGCGCTCCGGTGCGCGCGGCGACCTCGCGAGCGGCGTCGAGCGCGTCGTCCCAGCCCTCGAGCGTCCGGCCGGCGAGCACCGCGAGCTCACCGAGGTTCGGGGTGATCAGATCGGCGCGCGCGGCGAGATCGACGAGGGCGCTCTCGGCTGCGGTGTCGAGCAGCCGGTCGCCGCTGGTGGCGACCATCACCGGGTCGAGCACGACGACCGGCGGTCGCTGCTCGTCGAGCCACGCGATGACCGTCTCGATGATCTCGGTGCCGGCGAGCATCCCGATCTTCACCGCGTCGATGCCGATGTCGTCTGCGATCGCGTCGAGCTGGGCGCGCAGGAACGAGGTCGGCGGCACGTGCACGTCGCGCACGCCCTGCGTGTTCTGCGCGGTGAGGGCGGTGATCGCCGCCATGCCGTAGCCGCCGTTCGCGGCGATCGACTTCAGATCGGCCTGGATGCCCGCCCCGCCCGACGGGTCGCTGCCGGCGATGCTGAGCACCCGCGGCGTGCGCGCTCCTCGCCATTCCCGCCGCAGTGCGCGGGCCGCGGCGCGCGGGTCGTCGGTCGCGCACAGCGCGGACACCACGGCCACGCCCGCCGCCCCGGCATCCCGCAGCGCGGCGACGTCGTCGATGCCGACCCCGCCGATCGCGACGGCGGGGACCGGGCTGGATGCGGCGAGCGCGCGGAACCCGTCGATGCCGAGTGCCGGCGGATGGTCGGGCTTGGTGGAGGTGGGCCGGATCACCCCGACGCCCACGTAGTCGACGGTGCCGGCGGGCAGCCCGCGCACGGCGTCGAGGTGCTCGGGGGTGTTCGCGGTGAGTCCGATGACGGCATCCGCTCCGAGCAGAGCACGGGCGTGCCGGACCGCGGCATCCGACTGGCCGAGGTGCACGCCGTCGACGCGCGCTCCGCGACGGCGCGCCTCGACGGCCGCGTCGAGCCGGTCGTTGACGAGCAGGAGCGCCCGCCCGTCGATCGCGTCGGACAGTT
This is a stretch of genomic DNA from Microbacterium sp. YJN-G. It encodes these proteins:
- a CDS encoding bifunctional hydroxymethylpyrimidine kinase/phosphomethylpyrimidine kinase is translated as MSLDLSLYLVTDDALCGDRGVVQTVREALAGGVTVVQLRDKHASDAETADRLVELSDAIDGRALLLVNDRLDAAVEARRRGARVDGVHLGQSDAAVRHARALLGADAVIGLTANTPEHLDAVRGLPAGTVDYVGVGVIRPTSTKPDHPPALGIDGFRALAASSPVPAVAIGGVGIDDVAALRDAGAAGVAVVSALCATDDPRAAARALRREWRGARTPRVLSIAGSDPSGGAGIQADLKSIAANGGYGMAAITALTAQNTQGVRDVHVPPTSFLRAQLDAIADDIGIDAVKIGMLAGTEIIETVIAWLDEQRPPVVVLDPVMVATSGDRLLDTAAESALVDLAARADLITPNLGELAVLAGRTLEGWDDALDAAREVAARTGALVLAKGGHLDGDQSPDALVGPGGVIAGYDGARIATTSTHGTGCSLSAALATTRARGLDWTQAVASSRAWLRESLTDADALDVGRGHGPISHFAGLWRRGGLETRPSAESIREEWWRSAEHIRRDIDELPFIRALADGTLERRLFLEYLAQDALYLREYARVLAEAARLAPTPQEQAFWADSAHGAIAVELELHAGWLTPATGVSVGTFDTPPSAVCTAYLDHLRAAAFTGDYRVLIAAILPCFWLYTDLGLRLHAGDFGAYARDPEHPYASWLATYADPDFEAANERAIGYVAAAAVAADGEQRARMHRAFLAACEHERAFFDLR